In a genomic window of Rhopalosiphum maidis isolate BTI-1 chromosome 4, ASM367621v3, whole genome shotgun sequence:
- the LOC113558204 gene encoding DNA-dependent protein kinase catalytic subunit-like yields MFMCLPSTIVKEIFNTQIVEVVKSTLIVGSIFLPMAKSAVNALKRWQQDLSKSEMDQLLKCIMPYLDLLLRTKGYDNEVELNNLVLDQMQVQGNRKRTLLKQNKLIIKPETELEIVQIQILEYLSQLDMSTCLELLGDPDRLINYPRNLINYKLSLNDCKINISFDHLLPRILELCQYCSNRQIRFNACEIFHAYIILYLGNNLTLECSKPTEMEIVTTKIILI; encoded by the exons atgtttatgtgttTACCTTCTACTAttgttaaagaaatatttaatactcagATAGTGGAAGttgtaaaa TCTACATTAATAGTgggttcaatatttttacctatggCAAAAAGTGCAGTAAATGCTCTTAAAAGATGGCAACAAGATTTATCAAAGAGTGAAATGGatcaacttttaaaatgtatcatgcCGTATCTTGATTTGTTACTTAGAACCAAAG gaTATGATAACGaagttgaattaaataatttagtacttGATCAAATGCAAGTACAAGGTAATAGAAAAAGGACAttacttaaacaaaataaattaattataaaaccagAGACTGAATTAGAGATTGTCCAAATTCAAATTCTTGAATATTTATCTCAATTGGATATGTCTACTTGTTTAGAACTTCTGGGAGACCCAGATAGACTTATAAATTATCCacgcaatttaataaattacaaattatcattgaatgattgtaaaataaacatttcttttg atcaTCTTCTTCCTAGAATTTTAGAGCTATGCCAATATTGTAGCAATCGTCAAATTCGATTTAATGCATGTGAGATTTTTCATGCCTACATTATACTTTATCTTGGAAATA atcttACATTAGAATGTTCTAAACCAACAGAAATGGAAATagttacaacaaaaattattctaatataa
- the LOC113558479 gene encoding uncharacterized protein LOC113558479: MSTVKLCLCALHTDIAQNGSNLDVQASQQRIFQINQYFKSDITFIKSELTLKMLFADDKGIICFAKSIISLDLINIKIITADILFLFQQLIESFPMYIVNYIKPIMNLCNLSTIN, from the exons ATGTCCACcgttaaattatgtttgtgtGCACTACACACTGATATTGCACAAAATGGTAGCAATTTGGATGTTCAAGCTTCCCAACAGCGCATTTTTCAGATAAATCAGTATTTCAAAAGTGACATCACGTTTATCAAATCtg AGTTAACACTCAAAATGTTATTTGCGGATGATAAAGGAATTATATGTTTTGCAAAATCAATCATCAGCTtagatctaataaatattaaaataattacagctGATATTCTGTTCTTATTTCAACAGTTAATTGAGTCATTtcctatgtatattgtaaattacataaaaccaataatg aatttatgtaATCTATCcaccataaattaa